The nucleotide window TTTCGGTGATTTCTTCGGTAACTTCGGTGGTGGAGGAAGTACACTTTCTCTTGTATTATTGATGATATTCGCAGGAAAATCAGAACGTATGAAAAAATTAGGTAAATTATCTATAGTACCGGGAATATTCGGAATAAATGAAATGGTTATATTCGGATTACCTGTTGTTTTAAACCCTATTATTTTGATTCCGTTCTTATTAGTACCTTTAGTAAATATAGGATTATCAACAGCGGCAACATTGGCGGGAATTATTCCTCGTACAACAGGAGCTTCATTACCTTGGACAACACCGTTATTCTTTTCGGGATGGTTGTCTACAGGAAGTATAATTGCAGGATTGTTCCAAATATTGTTGGTAGCTATAGGATGTGCAATATACTATCCGTTCTTCAGAGTTTTGGATGAACAGTATTTGAAAGATGAAACAAAACCTGTTGAAGAAAATAATGATGATTTGGATGATATTTCGTTAGACGATATATCGTTTGATTAATATACTTAATATAATCTGATGAGGGCTCATTGCAGCCCTCTCATTCCTCATAAATGTAGATTTTCTTTGCAGTAATGAGGGAAATTTAATATAAGTTACAGGGAAGGACAAAAAAATGAGAATTATATTATTTTTCGATCAGATACAGTCGGGAACAGGCGGTAAAGAAGGGTCAAATGTAGAACTTGCCGTGGAAAAAGGCGGGATAGGTTCTTATCTTATGTTTGAAGAATATATAAAAGAAATAGGCGGAACAGTAATAGCAACAACTTATTGCAGTGATAATTATTTTAGAGATAATGAAGAAACAGTTTTATCCAAAATGGAAGGACTTATAAATAAAGTGAAAGCCGATATACTTTTATGCGGTCCGTGTTTTAATTATCACGGTTATGCTGAGATGTCGGCTATTTTAGCGGATTATATTCAGAAAAAAACCGAGTGTAAGCCGATTGTAGTGTGTTCTGAAGAAAATGACGACGTTATTCAAAAATATAAAAATGATATAATAATGGTAAAAATGCCTAAAAAAGGTGGAACAGGACTTAGAGAGTCACTCAAAAATATGGCGAAAGTTATAAAGAAAGTTCATAATAGTGAGAAATTGACGACTGAAGATAACATATATCAGTGATTTCAGCATATAGTTATTTTATATCTATAGAGTAAGAACGAGAATTTTTATAAACAATCAGCATATTAAGAAATGCGGAAAGAGGTGAAAATATTTATGTGGGGAATAATCGCTACATGGACTATGGCAAAAGACGGTTTGGAAGAAGGGAAAAAAATACTCGAAAATAAAGGTGAAGCAGGAGAAGCGATAGAAAAAGCGATAAGGAGTGTTGAAGATTTTCCTTATTATAAGTCGGTAGGATACGGCGGATTGCCTAATGAAGAAATGGAAGTGGAACTGGATGCGGCATATATGGACGGTACAACTCTTGATTTCGGTGCTGTATGTGCTATAAAAGATTTTGCAAATCCTATATCCGTAGCAAAAAGACTTAGCAAACTGAATGAAAACAATGTTTTGGTAGGAGCAGGAGCGGAAGCCTATGCACATAAAGAAGGTTTTGAAAGAAAAAATATGCTTACAGACAGAGCCAAAATTCACTATAAAAACAGAAAAAAAGATATTATAAACTTGGAATTAAAGCCTTATTCAGGACACGATACTGTGGGAATGGTCTGTCTGGACTGTTCGGGAAATGTGGTTTCGGGAACATCTACAAGCGGACTGTTTATGAAAAAAAAGGGACGTGTGGGAGATTCACCTATTATAGGTTCGGGACTTTATGCCGACAGTGAAATAGGAGGAGCAAGTGCTACAGGACTTGGAGAGGATATAATGAAAGGGATTATTTCCTATGAGATAGTAAAATTAATGGAAACAGGACTTAGTCCTCAAAAAGCCTGTGAAGAAGCTGTTTTCAATTTTGAAGAGAAAATGATAAAAAGAAGAGGAAAATTGGGGGATATTTCGGTTATTGCCATGAACAATAAAGGGGAATGGGGAGTTGCTACAAATATTGATAATTTTTCTTTTGTGGTTGCAAATGAAAATGAGGATATTTGTATTTACCGTGCTAAAAGAAAAGGAAAAGAAACGATATACGAGCCTGCAACAAAGGAATGGGTAGACGATTATGTAAAGGAAAGAATGAAACCTTTGGAGGAAAAATAAAATGAGTACGGAAAAAAAAGAAGAAATTATAAACAAAGTTAAAAATATACAGAAAGATTTGATAAATTCAATCAGAGAGTTGGTAGCTGTTTACAGTATTGAAGGAACTTCTTCGGAAAGTGCACCGTTCGGGGAAGGTCCTCTTGAAGCACTTCATAAAGTTTTAGATATAGCTCAAAAAATGGGATTTCATATTGAAAATATTGATAATAAAATAGGATATGCACAGTACGGAGAAAGTGAAAATGATGAATATATAGGAATTTTCGGACACGTAGATGTCGTACCTTTGGGAGAAGGCTGGAAACACGAACCGCTAAAAGGAGAAATCGAAAATAACCGTATTTACGGACGAGGAGTTTTGGATAATAAAGGTCCGATTTTAGCAAATTTATTTGCACTGTATATATTGAAAAAATGCGGTGTAACTTTTGATGTTCCTGTAAGAATTGTATTCGGAACAAATGAAGAAACAGGATTTAAGTGTGTAAAACATTATATGACAAAAGAGAAACCTCCTGTTTTCGGTTGGACACCTGATTGTAAATGGCCTGTGGTATATGGTGAAAGAGGCAGACTGAAAGTAAGAGTTTCTGCAGAAAATAAATATATTGAAGAACTTTATAATTTTGTCAATGACTATATTCTGTCTGCACCGAATAACGGAGTAAAATTGGGTATCAATTTTAAAGATGAAGACTTCGGTGAAATGATAATGAGAGGGTATAAATTGGGAGTTTCCGAAAATCAAAATTATTTTGAATGGGCAATGAGCTATCCTGCAATTTGTACAAAAGATGAATTAATAAAGCTGATAAAAGAGAAATTATCCGATAATCTGAAAATAGAAGAAATTGCCAACTGGAATCCTATATTGTATGATAAGACTTCAAAATATGTAAAGACATTGCAGAAAGTCTATAATGATGTAACAGGATTCGATTCAAAGCCTGTTACTACAACAGGCGGAACATACGCAAAAATTATTCCGAATATTATTGCTTACGGACCGAGTTTTCCAGGGCAAAAAGATATCGCACATCTGCCCGACGAATGGATGGATTTGGATGATTTGGAAAAGATTACCGAAATATACGCATTGGCATTGTATGAAATAAGTAAACTTAAAAATAAAAAAGAGTGATTTGAAAAGTAATATAAGTTCAATTCTATTTTCTTGAAAATATGGTTTATATAAAAAAAGAAAAAATATATTTTGATAATATTATTTTATATTATAGGTATATTTGCTTGAATTTATAAGGTTTATATGGTAAAACTTACTTGAGTTGAAGGTTAAACAGAAATTTAGAAGAAAGGAGGAAGCAAATGTGAAACAGAAATTTTTAGTATCGGTAATTTTAATTTTATGTTTCGGATTATCATTTGCAAATATGAAAATGAATATGAAAGACAATATGATGATTGATAGTGAATATATTCAGAAAAAAAGTTCTTATAATTTTAAAGAAACTGTTGAAAATGTAAAAAAAAGAATAATTGAAAAAGGCGGAACAATATTTTATATTTCGGATCATAAAAAAAATGCTGACGAAGTTCATTTGGAATTAAGACCTGCAACAGTTATTATTTTTGGAAATCCTTCTGTGGGAACATTCCTTATGCAGGAAAATCAAAAATCAGCTTTTGAATTACCTTTAAGAATATTAATTTATGAAAATGAGAAAGGCGAAGCTGAAGTAATTTATTATAATGTAAAATTATGGGAAAAGAAATTCGGAATAAAAAATAAAAAAATCTTAGCTAATATAGCAAATTTATATGATTATATCGTACCTTCAAAATAAATTTAATAAACCGTTTTACAAAACCTGAAAAACAAAAACCATTAAACCGAGGAGACAGACTATGAAAAAAATACAGATAAAACTTATAACAATTTTGAGTTTATTTACTTTAGCGATTTTAGGATGTGCAAAAGAAAGTACCGCAAAGACAATGAAAGATAATATGAAATCGGATATGATGAAAGACAGTATGATGACGAAAAAAACTCTGGTAGTTTATTATTCATTGACAGGAACAACAGAAAAAGTGGCCGAAATGATAAAAGAAAAATTAGGAGCCGATATTTTAAAAATCGAGCCTGAAAAAGAATACGATACATCTTCAGTTTCTAAACTGGAAGCATTAGTAAAAAAACAAATGGCAAATAAAGAAAAAGTTGCGATAAAAAAAATAAACAAAGATATTTCAGAGTATGATACTATAATAATAGGAACGCCTGCATGGTTTTCAGAAGTAGCTTTACCTGTACAGACATATTTATCCGAACAGAATTTGTCTGATAAAAAAGTTGCAGTATTTACAACTTATGGAGGAACATACGGGAATTTACTGATAAATTTTGAAAAAAATATAAAAGCCAAAGAAGTTAAAAAAGGAATAGCATTCAGCGGAAAACAGGTAAAAGAGGGAATTGATAAAGAGCTTAATGCCTGGATTGAAACTTTAAAATAGATAATAAAATTATAATTATAAATAAAAAGGAGTTGTTGAAATTGGAATTTTCCATACTTTAACAGCTCCTTTTAAAGTTATTGTTTAGATTTCTCTCTCAAAATCGTGTTTTATAAGTTCTATAAGGGTAAATTTTCCGTTTTCATATTCATATTTAAAAATAGAACAGTTGGGAATTCCTGAGAAAGGGAAATCAGGGGCATGTTTAAGCATAAATGTATAACAGGCTCCGCCGTGACTGACTGCAAGAACTGTTTCGTGATTTTCTCTTTCCATAATTTCTGTTAATGTTTCAGTCATTCTTTGTTCTACCTGTTTTCCGGATTCGCCTTTATATTTTACAAAAAACTCGCTGTA belongs to Pseudoleptotrichia goodfellowii and includes:
- a CDS encoding GrdB-related putative oxidoreductase → MRIILFFDQIQSGTGGKEGSNVELAVEKGGIGSYLMFEEYIKEIGGTVIATTYCSDNYFRDNEETVLSKMEGLINKVKADILLCGPCFNYHGYAEMSAILADYIQKKTECKPIVVCSEENDDVIQKYKNDIIMVKMPKKGGTGLRESLKNMAKVIKKVHNSEKLTTEDNIYQ
- a CDS encoding Sapep family Mn(2+)-dependent dipeptidase; this encodes MSTEKKEEIINKVKNIQKDLINSIRELVAVYSIEGTSSESAPFGEGPLEALHKVLDIAQKMGFHIENIDNKIGYAQYGESENDEYIGIFGHVDVVPLGEGWKHEPLKGEIENNRIYGRGVLDNKGPILANLFALYILKKCGVTFDVPVRIVFGTNEETGFKCVKHYMTKEKPPVFGWTPDCKWPVVYGERGRLKVRVSAENKYIEELYNFVNDYILSAPNNGVKLGINFKDEDFGEMIMRGYKLGVSENQNYFEWAMSYPAICTKDELIKLIKEKLSDNLKIEEIANWNPILYDKTSKYVKTLQKVYNDVTGFDSKPVTTTGGTYAKIIPNIIAYGPSFPGQKDIAHLPDEWMDLDDLEKITEIYALALYEISKLKNKKE
- a CDS encoding DUF302 domain-containing protein; this encodes MKQKFLVSVILILCFGLSFANMKMNMKDNMMIDSEYIQKKSSYNFKETVENVKKRIIEKGGTIFYISDHKKNADEVHLELRPATVIIFGNPSVGTFLMQENQKSAFELPLRILIYENEKGEAEVIYYNVKLWEKKFGIKNKKILANIANLYDYIVPSK
- a CDS encoding flavodoxin family protein; protein product: MKKIQIKLITILSLFTLAILGCAKESTAKTMKDNMKSDMMKDSMMTKKTLVVYYSLTGTTEKVAEMIKEKLGADILKIEPEKEYDTSSVSKLEALVKKQMANKEKVAIKKINKDISEYDTIIIGTPAWFSEVALPVQTYLSEQNLSDKKVAVFTTYGGTYGNLLINFEKNIKAKEVKKGIAFSGKQVKEGIDKELNAWIETLK
- a CDS encoding N(4)-(beta-N-acetylglucosaminyl)-L-asparaginase, with product MWGIIATWTMAKDGLEEGKKILENKGEAGEAIEKAIRSVEDFPYYKSVGYGGLPNEEMEVELDAAYMDGTTLDFGAVCAIKDFANPISVAKRLSKLNENNVLVGAGAEAYAHKEGFERKNMLTDRAKIHYKNRKKDIINLELKPYSGHDTVGMVCLDCSGNVVSGTSTSGLFMKKKGRVGDSPIIGSGLYADSEIGGASATGLGEDIMKGIISYEIVKLMETGLSPQKACEEAVFNFEEKMIKRRGKLGDISVIAMNNKGEWGVATNIDNFSFVVANENEDICIYRAKRKGKETIYEPATKEWVDDYVKERMKPLEEK